A single Nocardioides bizhenqiangii DNA region contains:
- the carB gene encoding carbamoyl-phosphate synthase large subunit, translated as MPKRDDIKSVLVIGSGPIIIGQACEFDYSGTQACRVLKAEGLRVVLVNSNPATIMTDPEFADATYVEPITPEYVEKVIARERPDAVLPTLGGQTALNTAIALHENGVLEKYGVEMIGASFDAIHRGENRETFNAIVEKIGGEVARSFVCHSLDDCEKAVAELGFPVVIRPSFTMGGTGSGIAYDDEDLTRIAGAGLDASPTTEVLIEESIIGWKEYELEVMRDKADNVVIICSIENLDPMGVHTGDSITVAPAMTLTDREYQHLRDLAIGIIREVGVDTGGCNIQYAVNPLDGRVIVIEMNPRVSRSSALASKATGFPIAKIAAKVAIGYTLDEIPNDITRREDGQSTPASFEPTLDYVVVKVPRFAFEKFPGADPTLTTHMKSVGEAMAIGRNFTEALQKALRSLEDKKAPFDWHKDFDVDLGSPDTKRALLEEIQKPHDGRLRKVMDAIRAGATPDEVFEATGIDPWFVDQLMLINETAQDLIEADELTPALLRNAKRHGFSDVQIGRIRGMTPDVVRGVRHALGIRPVYKTVDTCAAEFAARTPYHYSSYDEETEVQPRDKPAVIILGSGPNRIGQGIEFDYSCVHASLALTEVGYETVMVNCNPETVSTDYDTSDRLYFEPLTLEDVLEIVHAEEQAGPVAGVICQLGGQTPLGLAQGLKDNGVTIVGTSPEAIHLAEERGAFGRVLAEAKLIAPQHGMATSFEEARAIADRIGYPVLVRPSYVLGGRGMEIVYDDDSLSDYISRATEVTPEHPVLVDRFVDDAVEIDVDALYDGEELFLGGVMEHIEEAGIHSGDSSCALPPITLGDSEIQRIREATHAIAQGVGVRGLINIQFALGSDVLYVLEANPRASRTVPFVSKATGTPLAKACARVMMGATIAELRKDGVLPAEGDGGTLPADQPIAVKEAVMPFNRFRTPDGRQVDTVLGPEMKSTGEVMGLDADFGTAFAKAQAGAFGSLPQPGMHEGRPSRVFVSMANRDKRHMIFPIKVLADHGFQIMATKGTAEVLRRNGVETTIVRKHFEGEGPAGEKTTVQLILDGEIDLVINTPHGTTGGGSARLDGYEIRTAAVRANIPCITTVQGLGAAVHGIEALHRGDVGVKPLQEWNAGG; from the coding sequence ATGCCGAAGCGCGACGACATCAAGTCGGTCCTGGTGATCGGCTCCGGGCCGATCATCATCGGGCAGGCCTGCGAGTTCGACTACTCCGGCACCCAGGCGTGCCGGGTGCTCAAGGCCGAGGGGCTCCGGGTGGTGCTGGTCAACAGCAACCCCGCGACGATCATGACCGACCCGGAGTTCGCCGACGCCACCTACGTCGAGCCGATCACCCCGGAGTACGTCGAGAAGGTGATCGCCCGCGAGCGGCCGGACGCGGTGCTCCCGACCCTGGGCGGCCAGACCGCGCTCAACACGGCGATCGCGCTGCACGAGAACGGCGTCCTGGAGAAGTACGGCGTCGAGATGATCGGAGCCAGCTTCGACGCGATCCACCGCGGCGAGAACCGGGAGACCTTCAACGCGATCGTCGAGAAGATCGGCGGTGAGGTGGCCCGCAGCTTCGTGTGCCACTCCCTGGACGACTGCGAGAAGGCGGTCGCCGAGCTCGGCTTCCCGGTCGTCATCCGCCCGTCGTTCACCATGGGCGGCACCGGCTCCGGCATCGCCTACGACGACGAAGACCTGACGCGGATCGCGGGCGCCGGGCTCGACGCCAGCCCGACGACCGAGGTCCTCATCGAGGAGTCGATCATCGGCTGGAAGGAGTACGAGCTGGAGGTGATGCGCGACAAGGCCGACAACGTCGTCATCATCTGCTCGATCGAGAACCTCGACCCGATGGGCGTCCACACCGGCGACTCGATCACGGTGGCGCCGGCGATGACGCTGACCGACCGGGAGTACCAGCACCTGCGCGACCTGGCGATCGGCATCATCCGCGAGGTCGGGGTCGACACCGGCGGCTGCAACATCCAGTACGCCGTCAACCCGCTCGACGGCCGGGTGATCGTCATCGAGATGAACCCCCGCGTGTCGCGGTCGAGCGCGCTCGCGTCGAAGGCGACGGGCTTCCCGATCGCGAAGATCGCGGCCAAGGTGGCGATCGGCTACACGCTGGACGAGATTCCCAACGACATCACGCGCCGCGAGGACGGGCAGAGCACTCCGGCCAGCTTCGAGCCGACGCTCGACTACGTGGTCGTAAAGGTGCCGCGGTTCGCGTTCGAGAAGTTCCCCGGCGCCGATCCCACGCTGACCACGCACATGAAGTCGGTCGGCGAGGCGATGGCGATCGGCCGCAACTTCACCGAGGCGCTGCAGAAGGCGCTGCGGTCGCTGGAGGACAAGAAGGCACCGTTCGACTGGCACAAGGACTTCGACGTCGACCTCGGCTCTCCCGACACGAAACGGGCGCTGCTGGAGGAGATCCAGAAGCCGCACGACGGCCGGCTCAGGAAGGTCATGGACGCGATCCGCGCCGGTGCCACCCCGGACGAGGTCTTCGAGGCCACCGGGATCGACCCGTGGTTCGTCGACCAGCTGATGCTGATCAACGAGACCGCGCAGGACCTGATCGAGGCCGACGAGCTGACGCCGGCGCTGCTGCGCAACGCCAAGCGGCACGGGTTCTCCGACGTCCAGATCGGCAGGATCCGTGGCATGACACCCGACGTCGTCCGCGGCGTCCGGCACGCGCTGGGCATCCGACCGGTCTACAAGACCGTCGACACCTGCGCAGCGGAGTTCGCGGCGCGCACGCCTTACCACTACTCGTCCTACGACGAGGAGACCGAGGTCCAGCCACGGGACAAGCCGGCCGTCATCATCCTCGGCAGCGGCCCCAACCGGATCGGGCAGGGCATCGAGTTCGACTACTCGTGCGTGCACGCCAGCCTGGCGCTGACCGAGGTGGGCTACGAGACCGTGATGGTCAACTGCAACCCCGAGACGGTGTCCACCGACTACGACACCTCTGACCGTCTCTACTTCGAGCCGCTCACGCTCGAGGACGTGCTCGAGATCGTGCACGCGGAGGAGCAGGCCGGACCCGTCGCCGGCGTCATCTGCCAGCTCGGCGGGCAGACGCCGCTCGGGCTCGCGCAGGGGCTCAAGGACAACGGCGTCACGATCGTCGGCACCAGCCCGGAGGCGATCCACCTCGCCGAGGAGCGCGGCGCGTTCGGCCGGGTGCTGGCGGAGGCGAAGCTGATCGCACCCCAGCACGGCATGGCGACCAGCTTCGAGGAGGCCCGTGCGATCGCGGACCGGATCGGCTACCCGGTGCTGGTGCGGCCGTCCTACGTCCTGGGTGGCCGCGGCATGGAGATCGTCTACGACGACGACTCGCTGAGCGACTACATCTCCCGGGCCACCGAGGTGACCCCCGAGCACCCGGTGCTGGTCGACCGGTTCGTCGACGACGCCGTCGAGATCGACGTGGACGCCTTGTACGACGGCGAGGAGCTCTTCCTCGGCGGCGTGATGGAGCACATCGAGGAGGCCGGCATCCACTCCGGCGACTCGTCCTGCGCGCTGCCTCCGATCACGCTCGGCGACTCGGAGATCCAGCGGATCCGGGAGGCGACGCACGCGATCGCCCAGGGGGTCGGGGTGCGCGGCCTGATCAACATCCAGTTCGCGCTCGGATCCGACGTGCTCTACGTGCTCGAGGCCAACCCCCGGGCCAGCCGCACGGTCCCGTTCGTCTCGAAGGCGACCGGCACGCCGCTGGCCAAGGCCTGCGCGCGGGTGATGATGGGCGCCACCATCGCCGAGCTGCGCAAGGACGGCGTACTCCCCGCCGAGGGCGACGGCGGCACCCTGCCGGCGGACCAGCCGATCGCGGTCAAGGAGGCGGTGATGCCGTTCAACCGGTTCCGGACGCCCGACGGCCGTCAGGTCGACACCGTGCTCGGTCCCGAGATGAAGTCGACCGGCGAGGTGATGGGCCTCGACGCCGACTTCGGCACCGCCTTCGCCAAGGCGCAGGCCGGTGCCTTCGGGTCGCTGCCGCAGCCCGGCATGCACGAGGGACGACCGAGCCGGGTGTTCGTCAGCATGGCCAACCGCGACAAGCGGCACATGATCTTCCCGATCAAGGTGCTGGCCGACCACGGCTTCCAGATCATGGCGACGAAGGGCACGGCCGAGGTGCTGCGCCGCAACGGCGTCGAGACGACGATCGTCCGCAAGCACTTCGAGGGGGAGGGGCCGGCGGGGGAGAAGACCACCGTCCAGCTGATCCTCGACGGCGAGATCGACCTGGTCATCAACACCCCGCACGGCACCACGGGCGGAGGCTCGGCACGGCTCGACGGCTACGAGATCCGCACCGCCGCCGTGCGTGCGAACATCCCGTGCATCACCACGGTGCAGGGGCTGGGTGCCGCGGTGCACGGCATCGAGGCGCTCCACCGCGGCGACGTGGGTGTGAAGCCCCTGCAGGAGTGGAACGCCGGTGGGTGA
- a CDS encoding dihydroorotase — translation MSSTNTSYLIRNARILGGEPTDIVIEDGKIADIAPGLDTSSPSGSDYSTTGTVETIDAEGLIALPGLVDLHTHLREPGREDAETVETGTRAAAMGGFTAVHAMANTDPVADTAGVVEQVWRLGREAGYCDVYPIGAVTVGLQGERLAELGAMADSAARVRVFSDDGHCVSDPLLMRRALEYVKAFDGVIAQHAQDPRLTEAAQMNESELSGRLGLAGWPAVAEEAIIARDCLLTAHVGSRLHVCHVSTAGSVEIVRDAKRKGWNVTAEACPHHLLLTDELAATYNPIYKVNPPLRSASDVEALRAGLADGTIDIVATDHAPHPHEDKDCEWAAAAFGMLGLETALSIVQHTMVDSGLLDWAGVAERMSHAPARIGQVPDHGRPIEVGAPANIVLYDPAATRVIDAAESASLSRNTPYAGMELPGRIEATFLRGRPTVLDGKLV, via the coding sequence GTGAGCAGCACCAATACGTCGTACCTGATCAGGAACGCGCGGATCCTCGGGGGTGAGCCGACCGACATCGTGATCGAGGACGGCAAGATCGCAGACATCGCACCGGGTCTCGATACGTCCTCGCCTAGCGGCTCGGACTACTCGACCACCGGCACCGTCGAGACCATCGACGCCGAGGGTCTGATCGCGCTCCCGGGGCTGGTGGACCTCCACACCCACCTGCGCGAGCCCGGCCGCGAGGACGCCGAGACCGTGGAGACCGGCACCCGGGCAGCCGCGATGGGCGGCTTCACCGCCGTCCACGCGATGGCCAACACCGACCCGGTCGCCGACACCGCGGGCGTCGTCGAGCAGGTGTGGCGGCTCGGCCGGGAGGCGGGCTACTGCGACGTCTACCCGATCGGCGCGGTCACCGTCGGCCTCCAGGGCGAGCGGCTGGCCGAGCTCGGTGCGATGGCCGACTCCGCGGCGCGGGTGCGGGTCTTCTCGGACGACGGCCACTGCGTCAGCGACCCGCTGCTGATGCGGCGGGCACTCGAGTACGTCAAGGCGTTCGACGGGGTGATCGCCCAGCACGCCCAGGATCCGCGGCTCACCGAGGCGGCCCAGATGAACGAGAGCGAGCTCTCGGGCCGGCTCGGGCTGGCCGGTTGGCCCGCGGTCGCGGAGGAGGCGATCATCGCCCGTGACTGCCTGCTCACCGCCCACGTCGGCTCGCGGCTGCACGTGTGCCACGTGTCGACGGCGGGCTCGGTCGAGATTGTCCGCGACGCCAAGCGCAAGGGCTGGAACGTCACGGCCGAGGCCTGCCCCCACCACCTGCTGCTGACCGACGAGCTGGCGGCGACGTACAACCCGATCTACAAGGTGAACCCGCCGCTGCGGTCGGCCTCCGACGTCGAGGCGCTCCGAGCCGGCCTGGCCGACGGCACGATCGACATCGTCGCCACCGACCACGCGCCGCACCCGCACGAGGACAAGGATTGCGAGTGGGCGGCTGCCGCGTTCGGCATGCTCGGGCTCGAGACCGCACTGTCGATCGTGCAGCACACGATGGTCGACAGCGGCCTGCTCGACTGGGCGGGCGTCGCCGAGCGGATGTCCCACGCTCCGGCGCGGATCGGCCAGGTGCCCGACCACGGCCGCCCGATCGAGGTCGGCGCCCCGGCCAACATCGTGCTCTACGACCCCGCCGCTACCAGAGTGATCGACGCCGCCGAGTCGGCGTCCCTGTCGCGGAACACCCCCTACGCGGGGATGGAGCTGCCTGGAAGGATCGAGGCGACGTTCCTGCGCGGACGGCCCACGGTTCTGGACGGAAAGCTGGTCTGA
- a CDS encoding CsbD family protein, with amino-acid sequence MGNQDKLENKADEKVGEAKEALGNASGDDELKGEGKADQTKANLKQAGEKVKDAFR; translated from the coding sequence ATGGGTAACCAGGACAAGCTCGAAAACAAGGCCGACGAGAAGGTCGGCGAGGCCAAGGAAGCCCTGGGCAACGCGTCGGGCGATGACGAGCTCAAGGGCGAGGGCAAGGCCGACCAGACCAAGGCCAACCTCAAGCAGGCCGGCGAGAAGGTCAAGGACGCCTTCCGCTGA
- the fdhD gene encoding formate dehydrogenase accessory sulfurtransferase FdhD: MGRVTVRRPVLRIRDGEVTRRPDALAAEEPMEIRVDGRPLTVTMRTPGDDFDLAVGFLVSEGVVHARDHVVAARYCAGATDEGTNTYNVVDVQLDPAVSAPHASLERSFYTTSSCGVCGKASLDAVRTSSTWKVADDPLRVSPALLASLPDRLRAAQRVFDRTGGLHAAGLFSATGELLVLKEDVGRHNAVDKVIGHALRDDLLPLRETILVVSGRASFELVQKAVMAGVPLLAAVSAPSSLAADLAEETNLTLVGFLRGASMNVYAGSERVTAP; encoded by the coding sequence ATGGGCCGCGTCACCGTCCGCCGACCTGTGCTGCGCATCCGCGACGGCGAGGTGACGCGGCGTCCGGACGCGCTCGCAGCCGAGGAGCCGATGGAGATACGGGTCGACGGTCGACCGCTCACGGTCACCATGCGCACCCCCGGCGACGACTTCGACCTGGCCGTCGGGTTCCTTGTCAGCGAAGGCGTCGTGCACGCCAGGGACCACGTCGTCGCCGCGCGCTACTGCGCGGGTGCGACCGACGAGGGGACGAACACCTACAACGTCGTGGACGTCCAGCTCGATCCCGCGGTGTCGGCGCCGCACGCGTCGCTGGAGCGCAGCTTCTACACGACGTCCTCCTGCGGGGTCTGCGGCAAGGCGAGCCTCGACGCCGTCCGCACCTCGTCGACCTGGAAGGTGGCCGACGACCCGCTGCGGGTGAGCCCCGCGCTGCTCGCCAGCCTTCCGGACCGGCTCCGAGCGGCGCAGCGGGTCTTCGACCGCACCGGCGGGCTGCACGCCGCCGGGTTGTTCTCGGCGACGGGCGAGCTGCTGGTGCTCAAGGAGGACGTGGGGCGGCACAACGCCGTCGACAAGGTCATCGGCCACGCGCTGCGCGACGACCTGCTACCGCTCCGGGAGACGATCCTCGTCGTCAGCGGCCGGGCGTCCTTCGAGCTGGTCCAGAAGGCGGTGATGGCCGGCGTACCGCTGCTGGCGGCCGTGTCCGCGCCCTCCTCCCTCGCCGCCGACCTCGCGGAGGAGACCAACCTCACGCTGGTGGGCTTCCTCCGCGGAGCGTCGATGAACGTGTACGCCGGGTCGGAGCGGGTAACGGCCCCCTGA
- the pyrR gene encoding bifunctional pyr operon transcriptional regulator/uracil phosphoribosyltransferase PyrR has translation MPAAPTSQELGRTVLDARDIGRALTRISHEILERNKGAGDLVLLGIPRRGVPLAHRIAARMAAVEEHDVPVGSLDITMYRDDLRMKPARTLLHTEIPGDGIDGKVVVLVDDVLFSGRTIRAALDALNDVGRPSAVQLAVLVDRGHRELPIRADFVGKNLPTSLAERVSVRLSEMDDTTDSVSIAVPATETKGETA, from the coding sequence ATGCCTGCCGCCCCCACATCCCAGGAGCTGGGACGCACCGTTCTCGACGCCCGTGACATCGGCCGGGCGCTCACCCGGATCTCCCACGAGATCCTCGAACGCAACAAGGGCGCGGGCGATCTCGTGCTCCTCGGCATCCCGCGGCGCGGAGTGCCGCTCGCCCACCGGATCGCCGCCCGGATGGCCGCCGTCGAGGAGCACGACGTACCGGTCGGGTCACTCGACATCACCATGTACCGCGACGACCTGCGGATGAAGCCGGCACGGACCCTGCTGCACACGGAGATCCCCGGCGACGGGATCGACGGCAAGGTCGTCGTGCTCGTCGACGACGTGCTGTTCTCCGGCCGCACCATCCGGGCCGCTCTCGACGCGCTCAACGACGTCGGCCGGCCGAGTGCTGTGCAGCTGGCCGTGCTCGTGGACCGCGGGCACCGCGAGCTGCCGATCCGCGCCGACTTCGTCGGCAAGAACCTGCCGACCTCGCTCGCCGAGCGGGTGAGCGTCCGGCTCTCCGAGATGGACGACACGACCGACTCGGTGTCGATCGCGGTGCCGGCCACCGAGACCAAGGGGGAGACGGCATGA
- the carA gene encoding glutamine-hydrolyzing carbamoyl-phosphate synthase small subunit, with amino-acid sequence MAILVLEDGRTFHGETYGAEGETYGEAVFNTGMTGYQETLTDPSYHRQVVVMTAPHIGNTGVNDEDQESRRIWVAGYVVRDPARRASNWRSRRSLDDELRAQGVVGISGIDTRALTRHLRERGAMRCGISTTETDPDALLGRVRQQPEMKGADLAGEVTAMQPYVVPAIGEKRFTVAAVDLGIKGMTPALMAQRGIEVHVLPATATIADIEAVDPDGVFLSNGPGDPATADVTVLQDVLERGIPYFGICFGNQLFGRALGFGTYKLVYGHRGINQPVMDRTTGKVEVTAHNHGFAVDAPLDAATETPYGTATVSHICLNDDVVEGLELRSADGTLKAFSVQYHPEAAAGPHDAAYLFDRFMDLMGDNT; translated from the coding sequence ATGGCGATCTTGGTGCTCGAGGACGGACGCACCTTCCACGGCGAGACCTACGGCGCCGAGGGGGAGACGTACGGCGAAGCGGTGTTCAACACCGGCATGACCGGCTACCAGGAGACGCTGACCGACCCGTCGTACCACCGGCAGGTCGTCGTCATGACCGCACCGCACATCGGCAACACCGGCGTCAACGACGAGGACCAGGAGTCCCGCCGGATCTGGGTTGCGGGCTACGTCGTCCGCGACCCCGCGCGCCGCGCCAGCAACTGGCGCTCGCGACGCTCCCTCGACGACGAGCTGCGCGCCCAGGGGGTGGTCGGGATCAGCGGGATCGACACCCGGGCGCTCACCCGGCACCTCCGCGAGCGCGGTGCGATGCGCTGCGGGATCTCCACCACCGAGACCGACCCCGACGCTTTGCTCGGGCGGGTGCGGCAGCAGCCGGAGATGAAGGGCGCCGACCTGGCCGGCGAGGTCACGGCGATGCAGCCCTACGTCGTCCCAGCGATCGGGGAGAAGCGGTTCACGGTCGCAGCCGTCGACCTGGGCATCAAGGGCATGACCCCGGCGCTGATGGCGCAGCGGGGCATCGAGGTGCACGTGCTGCCCGCGACCGCGACCATCGCGGACATCGAGGCGGTCGACCCCGACGGCGTGTTCTTGTCCAACGGTCCCGGCGACCCGGCCACCGCCGACGTCACCGTCCTGCAGGACGTGCTGGAGCGTGGGATTCCCTACTTCGGCATCTGCTTCGGCAACCAGCTGTTCGGTCGCGCGCTCGGGTTCGGCACCTACAAGCTCGTCTACGGCCACCGCGGCATCAACCAGCCGGTGATGGACCGGACCACCGGCAAGGTCGAGGTGACCGCCCACAACCACGGGTTCGCGGTCGACGCACCGCTGGACGCGGCGACGGAGACGCCGTACGGCACCGCCACCGTGAGCCACATCTGCCTCAACGACGACGTGGTCGAGGGTCTGGAGCTGCGCTCCGCCGACGGCACGCTGAAGGCGTTCTCGGTGCAGTACCACCCGGAGGCCGCCGCCGGACCGCACGACGCGGCCTACCTGTTCGACCGGTTCATGGACCTCATGGGGGACAACACCTGA
- a CDS encoding FdhF/YdeP family oxidoreductase, whose amino-acid sequence MPPIEEPQDDLTVTPPKTWAAGVPAVAHALEYSLAQTSPRRTALTLLNLNQDGGIDCPGCAWPEPKKRHKNEYCENGAKHVTDEATSRRVTREFFAEHPVAELAQKSDYWLNQQGRLTEPMVKLPGGTHYQPIGWDDAIGLIAGELTGLASPAEAMFYTSGRLNNEGAFLLQLFARAYGTNNLPDCSNMCHESSGSALGETLGVGKGTVSLEDFYEADLVLVVGQNPGTNHPRMLTALEQTKHNGGQVVAVNPLPEAGLKRFKNPQRPSGVVGRGTTIADQFLQIRLGGDLALFQLLNRLLLEAEDDAPGTVLDRAFIERDTAGFEAFAEHVRRTEWAEVLEATGLTREEIEELRGRVLASKKIIVCWAMGLTQHRHGVPTIREIVNFLLLRGSIGRPGAGVCPVRGHSNVQGDRTMGIWERLPEPFRHALEEEFGFAPPTEPGYDSVHGVRAMRDGKVKVFMGVAGNFVRAMSDSAVTEEALRRCRLTVQVSTKLNRSHTVCGETALILPTLGRSDRDVQATGEQFVTVENSMSQVHTTRGRLDPASPHLLSEIAIICRLARRTLGTGGSIPWEHFEADYGLVRDRIARVVPGFEDFNERVVLPGGFRLPSPVNEGVYRTGSGRAEFSCNDFTSLVAPAGHLVLQTVRSHDQWNTIPYTMDDRYRGIHDSRHVVFVNPDDLDELGIEDRALVDVVSVWDDGTERRLEGFRTVSYPTARGSAAAYYPEANCLVPLDSVAEASNTPTYKGIVVRLEPVAGGGG is encoded by the coding sequence ATGCCTCCGATCGAGGAGCCGCAGGACGACCTGACGGTCACGCCACCGAAGACGTGGGCTGCCGGGGTCCCGGCCGTCGCCCATGCGCTGGAGTACTCGCTGGCGCAGACCAGCCCGCGGCGGACGGCGCTGACCCTCCTCAACCTCAACCAGGACGGCGGCATCGACTGTCCTGGATGTGCCTGGCCGGAGCCGAAGAAGCGGCACAAGAACGAGTACTGCGAGAACGGGGCGAAGCACGTCACCGACGAGGCGACCAGCCGACGGGTCACCCGGGAGTTCTTCGCCGAGCACCCGGTCGCCGAGCTGGCCCAGAAGTCGGACTACTGGCTCAACCAGCAGGGTCGGCTGACCGAGCCGATGGTGAAGCTGCCCGGGGGCACCCACTACCAGCCGATCGGCTGGGACGACGCCATCGGACTGATCGCGGGTGAGCTCACCGGCCTCGCCTCCCCGGCCGAGGCGATGTTCTACACCTCCGGCCGGCTCAACAACGAGGGCGCGTTCCTGCTGCAGCTCTTCGCCCGGGCCTACGGCACCAACAACCTCCCGGACTGCTCGAACATGTGCCACGAGTCGAGCGGGTCGGCGTTGGGCGAGACGCTCGGCGTCGGGAAGGGAACGGTGTCCCTCGAGGACTTCTACGAAGCCGACCTGGTGCTCGTCGTGGGCCAGAACCCCGGCACCAACCACCCCCGGATGCTCACCGCGTTGGAGCAGACCAAGCACAACGGCGGCCAGGTGGTCGCGGTCAACCCGCTGCCCGAGGCCGGGCTGAAGCGGTTCAAGAACCCGCAGCGGCCGAGCGGCGTCGTCGGACGCGGAACGACGATCGCCGACCAGTTCCTCCAGATCCGGCTCGGCGGCGACCTGGCGCTGTTCCAGTTGCTCAACCGGCTGCTGCTCGAGGCCGAGGACGACGCTCCCGGGACGGTGCTCGACCGGGCCTTCATCGAGCGCGACACCGCCGGCTTCGAAGCCTTCGCGGAGCACGTCCGTCGTACCGAGTGGGCCGAGGTCCTCGAAGCCACGGGCCTGACCCGCGAGGAGATCGAGGAGCTCCGCGGACGGGTGCTCGCCAGCAAGAAGATCATCGTGTGCTGGGCGATGGGCCTGACCCAGCACCGGCACGGCGTGCCGACGATCCGCGAGATCGTCAACTTCCTGCTACTGCGCGGCAGCATCGGTCGTCCCGGCGCGGGCGTGTGCCCGGTCCGTGGCCACAGCAACGTGCAGGGCGACCGCACCATGGGGATCTGGGAGCGGCTGCCGGAGCCGTTCCGGCACGCGCTCGAGGAGGAGTTCGGTTTCGCGCCGCCGACCGAGCCCGGATACGACTCGGTCCACGGCGTGCGGGCGATGCGGGACGGCAAGGTCAAGGTGTTCATGGGGGTCGCCGGCAACTTCGTCCGCGCGATGTCGGACAGCGCGGTCACCGAGGAGGCGCTGCGGCGCTGCCGGCTGACGGTGCAGGTCTCCACCAAGCTCAACCGGTCGCACACGGTGTGCGGCGAGACCGCCCTGATCCTGCCGACGCTGGGGCGCAGCGACCGCGACGTGCAGGCGACCGGGGAGCAGTTCGTGACCGTCGAGAACTCGATGAGCCAGGTCCACACCACGCGTGGTCGCCTCGACCCGGCCTCGCCCCACCTGCTCAGCGAGATCGCGATCATCTGCCGGCTCGCGCGGCGCACCCTCGGCACCGGCGGCTCGATCCCCTGGGAGCACTTCGAGGCCGACTACGGCCTGGTCCGGGACCGGATCGCACGCGTCGTGCCAGGGTTCGAGGACTTCAACGAACGGGTGGTGCTCCCCGGAGGGTTCCGGCTGCCGAGCCCGGTCAACGAGGGCGTCTACCGGACCGGCAGCGGCAGGGCCGAGTTCTCGTGCAACGACTTCACCTCGCTCGTCGCGCCGGCCGGTCACCTGGTGCTGCAGACAGTGCGGTCGCACGACCAGTGGAACACCATCCCGTACACCATGGACGACCGCTACCGCGGCATCCACGACTCGCGGCACGTGGTGTTCGTCAACCCCGACGACCTCGACGAGCTCGGGATCGAGGACCGGGCTCTGGTCGACGTCGTCAGCGTCTGGGACGACGGCACCGAGCGTCGGCTGGAGGGTTTCCGGACGGTGTCCTACCCGACGGCACGCGGGTCGGCGGCGGCGTACTACCCCGAGGCGAACTGCCTGGTGCCGCTCGACAGCGTCGCCGAGGCCAGCAACACGCCGACCTACAAGGGGATCGTCGTGCGGCTCGAACCTGTTGCCGGCGGGGGAGGCTGA
- a CDS encoding aspartate carbamoyltransferase catalytic subunit: MKRHLLSAADLTRDDAELVLTTAAELRSLADRPIKKLPALRGRTVVNLFFEDSTRTRISFEAAAKRLSADVINFAAKGSSLSKGESLKDTALTLEAMGADAVVIRHSASGAPHRLAHSGWVRSSVVNAGDGTHEHPTQALLDAFTLWRHLGESKPGGLEGRRIAIVGDVLHSRVARSNALLLQTLGAEVTLVGPPTLLPVGVDSWGVATSYDLDAVIPKVDAVMMLRVQRERMQGGFFPTPREYSRRYGLDGRRMATLQDHTIVMHPGPMVRGMEITADVADSSRSVIVEQVTNGVAIRMAVLYLLLGGSESESSE; encoded by the coding sequence ATGAAGCGGCACCTGCTGAGCGCGGCCGACCTGACCCGCGACGACGCGGAGCTGGTCCTGACCACCGCGGCCGAGCTCCGGTCGCTCGCGGACCGGCCGATCAAGAAGCTGCCCGCCCTGCGTGGCCGCACCGTGGTCAACCTGTTCTTCGAGGACTCCACCCGCACCCGGATCTCCTTCGAGGCCGCCGCGAAGCGGCTGTCTGCCGACGTGATCAACTTCGCCGCCAAGGGCTCCAGCCTGAGCAAGGGGGAGAGCCTGAAGGACACCGCGCTCACGCTGGAGGCGATGGGTGCCGACGCGGTCGTGATCCGGCACAGCGCCAGCGGCGCGCCGCACCGGCTCGCGCACTCGGGCTGGGTGCGGTCGAGCGTCGTCAACGCCGGCGACGGCACCCACGAGCACCCCACGCAGGCGCTGCTGGACGCGTTCACCCTCTGGCGGCACCTGGGCGAGTCGAAGCCGGGCGGTCTCGAGGGCCGCCGGATCGCGATCGTCGGCGACGTGCTGCACAGCCGGGTCGCCCGCTCCAACGCGTTGCTGCTGCAGACCCTGGGCGCCGAGGTGACGCTGGTCGGTCCGCCGACACTGCTGCCGGTCGGGGTCGACAGCTGGGGCGTGGCCACGAGCTACGACCTGGACGCGGTGATCCCGAAGGTGGACGCCGTGATGATGCTGCGGGTCCAGCGCGAGCGGATGCAGGGCGGCTTCTTCCCGACCCCTCGCGAGTACTCGCGCCGCTACGGGCTGGACGGGCGCCGGATGGCGACCCTCCAGGACCACACGATCGTCATGCACCCCGGGCCGATGGTGCGCGGCATGGAGATCACCGCCGACGTCGCCGACTCGTCCCGGTCGGTGATCGTCGAGCAGGTCACCAACGGCGTCGCCATCCGCATGGCCGTCCTCTACCTCCTCCTCGGAGGATCCGAAAGCGAGAGCAGCGAGTGA